One Mycolicibacterium goodii genomic region harbors:
- a CDS encoding cutinase family protein yields the protein MLRQIWALAASAVLGGTMIGLAGPASAAPDCPDLHWIGVAGSGERDNPTLDGGMGRVVYRSLQDFSRLVAQDGRTMSAEPVVYPAVEVPADGDLLGWGGFMSSVDTGVAALANQYTAFTQRCPQSKVVLAGYSQGAMVVHRNLHALAASPNLAAALLVADGDRLPTDPTINLGTATMVPGAGKGVAQDWPILAHAPAPLPPTVGSRTISVCDRGDAVCDYDPDAEEITAAAIAVHTSYARSASQPWTWPLYQLVMPTATTPSQQTPTPQAPTLQAASQDPLTPTETGVQAAEEPAPTLG from the coding sequence ATGCTGCGACAAATATGGGCGCTGGCCGCGTCGGCCGTGCTGGGGGGCACGATGATCGGACTCGCCGGGCCGGCATCGGCTGCCCCGGACTGCCCCGACCTGCACTGGATCGGCGTCGCAGGGTCCGGTGAGCGTGACAACCCCACTCTCGACGGCGGCATGGGCCGCGTGGTCTACCGCTCCCTGCAGGATTTCTCGCGGCTCGTGGCGCAGGACGGCCGGACGATGAGCGCCGAACCCGTGGTCTATCCCGCGGTCGAGGTACCGGCCGACGGCGATCTTCTCGGCTGGGGCGGATTCATGAGCAGTGTCGACACCGGCGTGGCGGCACTGGCCAACCAGTACACGGCGTTCACGCAGCGCTGCCCGCAGAGCAAGGTCGTGCTGGCCGGCTACTCGCAGGGCGCGATGGTGGTGCACCGCAACCTGCACGCGCTTGCGGCCAGCCCCAACCTCGCAGCGGCACTGCTGGTCGCCGACGGCGACCGGCTGCCCACCGATCCCACGATCAACCTCGGTACCGCCACCATGGTTCCTGGCGCAGGAAAAGGCGTCGCGCAGGACTGGCCGATCCTGGCACACGCCCCCGCGCCGCTGCCTCCGACGGTCGGCAGCCGCACGATCAGCGTGTGCGATCGGGGCGACGCCGTGTGCGACTACGACCCCGACGCCGAAGAGATAACCGCGGCCGCGATCGCGGTGCACACGAGCTATGCGCGTAGCGCGTCGCAGCCGTGGACCTGGCCGCTGTATCAGCTGGTGATGCCGACGGCGACGACGCCGAGCCAGCAGACGCCGACACCTCAGGCACCGACCCTGCAGGCAGCATCCCAGGATCCGCTGACACCAACCGAAACCGGCGTTCAGGCCGCCGAAGAACCCGCTCCGACGTTAGGCTGA
- the tuf gene encoding elongation factor Tu — MAKAKFERTKPHVNIGTIGHVDHGKTTLTAAITKVLHDKYPDLNESRAFDQIDNAPEERQRGITINISHVEYQTDKRHYAHVDAPGHADYIKNMITGAAQMDGAILVVAATDGPMPQTREHVLLARQVGVPYILVALNKSDAVDDEELIELVEMEVRELLAAQEFDEEAPVVRVSALKALEGDPKWVKSVEELMEAVDASIPDPVRETDKPFLMPVEDVFTITGRGTVVTGRVERGVINVNEEVEIVGIRPETTKTTVTGVEMFRKLLDQGQAGDNVGLLLRGIKREDVERGQVVVKPGTTTPHTEFEGQVYILSKDEGGRHTPFFNNYRPQFYFRTTDVTGVVTLPEGTEMVMPGDNTDISVKLIQPVAMDEGLRFAIREGGRTVGAGRVTKIIK; from the coding sequence GTGGCGAAGGCGAAGTTCGAGCGGACGAAGCCGCACGTCAACATCGGGACCATCGGTCACGTTGACCACGGCAAGACCACGCTGACCGCGGCTATCACCAAGGTTCTGCACGACAAGTACCCCGATTTGAACGAATCGCGCGCATTCGACCAGATCGACAATGCGCCTGAAGAGCGTCAGCGCGGTATCACCATCAACATCTCCCACGTGGAGTACCAGACCGACAAGCGTCACTACGCACACGTCGACGCCCCCGGTCACGCTGACTACATCAAGAACATGATCACCGGTGCCGCCCAGATGGACGGCGCGATCCTGGTGGTCGCCGCCACTGACGGCCCGATGCCGCAGACCCGCGAGCACGTGCTGCTGGCCCGCCAGGTGGGTGTGCCCTACATCCTGGTCGCGCTGAACAAGTCGGATGCGGTGGACGACGAGGAGCTCATCGAGCTCGTCGAGATGGAGGTCCGCGAGCTGCTGGCCGCTCAGGAGTTCGACGAGGAGGCCCCCGTGGTCCGCGTCTCGGCGCTCAAGGCGCTCGAGGGCGATCCCAAGTGGGTCAAGTCCGTCGAGGAGCTCATGGAGGCCGTCGACGCGTCCATCCCGGATCCGGTTCGCGAGACCGACAAGCCGTTCCTGATGCCCGTTGAGGACGTCTTCACGATCACCGGTCGTGGCACCGTCGTCACCGGCCGTGTCGAGCGCGGTGTGATCAACGTGAACGAGGAAGTCGAGATCGTCGGCATCCGTCCGGAGACCACCAAGACCACGGTCACCGGTGTCGAGATGTTCCGCAAGCTGCTCGACCAGGGCCAGGCCGGCGACAACGTCGGTCTGCTGCTGCGCGGCATCAAGCGCGAGGACGTCGAGCGTGGCCAGGTTGTGGTCAAGCCCGGCACCACCACCCCGCACACCGAGTTCGAGGGCCAGGTCTACATCCTGTCCAAGGACGAGGGTGGCCGCCACACGCCGTTCTTCAACAACTACCGTCCGCAGTTCTACTTCCGCACCACGGACGTGACCGGCGTTGTGACCCTGCCCGAGGGCACCGAGATGGTGATGCCCGGTGACAACACCGACATCTCCGTCAAGCTGATCCAGCCCGTCGCCATGGATGAGGGCCTGCGCTTCGCGATCCGCGAAGGCGGCCGTACCGTCGGCGCCGGCCGGGTTACCAAGATCATCAAGTGA
- the fusA gene encoding elongation factor G, whose translation MAQKDVLTDLNKVRNIGIMAHIDAGKTTTTERILYYTGVNYKIGETHDGASTTDWMEQEQERGITITSAAVTCFWNNNQINIIDTPGHVDFTVEVERSLRVLDGAVAVFDGKEGVEPQSEQVWRQADKYDVPRICFVNKMDKLGADFYFTVRTIEERLGAKPLVIQLPIGAENDFIGIIDLVEMKAKVWRGETALGEKYEVEDIPADLADKAEEYRTKLIETVAETDEALLEKYLGGEELSIEEIKGAIRKLTVASELYPVLCGSAFKNKGVQPMLDAVIDYLPSPLDVESVQGHVPGKEDEVISRKPSVDEPFSALAFKIAVHPFFGKLTYVRVYSGVVESGSQVVNSTKGKKERLGKLFQMHANKENPVERASAGHIYAVIGLKDTTTGDTLCDPNEQIVLESMTFPDPVIEVAIEPKTKSDQEKLGTAIQKLAEEDPTFKVHLDQETGQTVIGGMGELHLDILVDRMRREFKVEANVGKPQVAYRETIRKAVQNVEYTHKKQTGGSGQFAKVIINLEPFVGEDGATYEFENKVTGGRIPREYIPSVDAGAQDAMQYGVLAGYPLVNLKVTLLDGAYHEVDSSEMAFKVAGSQALKKAAQAAQPVILEPIMAVEVTTPEDYMGDVIGDLNSRRGQIQAMEERSGARVVKAQVPLSEMFGYVGDLRSKTQGRANYSMVFDSYAEVPANVSKEIIAKATGQ comes from the coding sequence GTGGCACAGAAGGACGTGCTTACCGACCTGAACAAGGTCCGCAACATCGGCATCATGGCGCACATCGATGCCGGCAAGACCACGACGACCGAGCGCATCCTGTACTACACCGGCGTCAACTACAAGATCGGTGAGACGCACGACGGTGCCTCCACGACCGACTGGATGGAGCAGGAGCAGGAGCGTGGTATCACCATCACCTCCGCGGCGGTGACCTGCTTCTGGAACAACAACCAGATCAACATCATCGACACCCCCGGGCACGTCGACTTCACCGTCGAGGTGGAACGTTCGCTGCGTGTGCTCGATGGCGCCGTCGCCGTCTTCGACGGCAAGGAGGGCGTCGAGCCCCAGTCCGAGCAGGTGTGGCGTCAGGCCGACAAGTACGACGTGCCGCGCATCTGCTTCGTCAACAAGATGGACAAGCTGGGCGCCGACTTCTACTTCACCGTGCGCACCATCGAGGAGCGCCTCGGCGCCAAGCCGCTGGTGATCCAGCTGCCGATCGGCGCAGAGAACGACTTCATCGGCATCATCGACCTGGTCGAGATGAAGGCCAAGGTGTGGCGCGGTGAGACCGCGCTGGGTGAGAAGTACGAGGTCGAGGACATCCCGGCCGATCTCGCCGACAAGGCCGAGGAGTACCGCACCAAGCTCATCGAGACGGTCGCCGAGACCGACGAGGCCCTGCTGGAGAAGTACCTCGGTGGCGAGGAGCTCTCGATCGAGGAGATCAAGGGCGCCATCCGCAAGCTGACCGTGGCCAGCGAGCTGTACCCGGTGCTGTGTGGCAGCGCTTTCAAGAACAAGGGCGTGCAGCCCATGCTCGACGCGGTCATCGACTACCTGCCGTCGCCGCTGGACGTCGAATCCGTGCAGGGACACGTGCCCGGCAAGGAAGACGAGGTCATCAGCCGCAAGCCGTCGGTCGATGAGCCGTTCTCCGCGCTGGCGTTCAAGATCGCGGTGCACCCGTTCTTCGGCAAGCTGACCTACGTGCGCGTGTACTCCGGCGTCGTCGAGTCCGGTTCGCAGGTCGTCAACTCGACCAAGGGCAAGAAGGAGCGGCTGGGCAAGCTGTTCCAGATGCACGCCAACAAGGAGAACCCGGTCGAACGGGCCTCCGCGGGGCACATCTACGCCGTGATCGGTCTGAAGGACACCACCACCGGCGACACCCTGTGCGACCCGAACGAGCAGATCGTGCTCGAGTCGATGACCTTCCCCGATCCGGTCATCGAGGTGGCCATCGAGCCCAAGACCAAGAGTGACCAGGAGAAGCTGGGCACCGCGATCCAGAAGCTCGCCGAGGAGGACCCGACCTTCAAGGTGCACCTCGATCAGGAGACCGGCCAGACCGTCATCGGCGGCATGGGCGAGCTTCACCTGGACATCCTCGTGGACCGCATGCGTCGCGAGTTCAAGGTCGAGGCCAACGTCGGCAAGCCGCAGGTGGCCTACCGCGAGACCATCCGCAAGGCGGTCCAGAACGTCGAGTACACCCACAAGAAGCAGACGGGTGGCTCCGGCCAGTTCGCGAAGGTCATCATCAACCTCGAGCCGTTCGTCGGCGAGGACGGTGCCACCTACGAATTCGAGAACAAGGTCACCGGTGGTCGCATCCCGCGCGAGTACATCCCCTCGGTGGATGCGGGCGCCCAGGACGCCATGCAGTACGGCGTGCTCGCCGGCTACCCGCTGGTGAACCTGAAGGTGACGCTGCTCGACGGCGCCTACCACGAGGTCGACTCCTCGGAAATGGCGTTCAAAGTTGCGGGTTCACAGGCACTGAAGAAGGCGGCTCAGGCTGCCCAGCCGGTGATCCTGGAGCCGATCATGGCGGTCGAGGTGACCACACCCGAGGACTACATGGGTGACGTGATCGGTGACCTGAACTCCCGCCGTGGTCAGATCCAGGCCATGGAGGAGCGCAGCGGTGCGCGTGTCGTCAAGGCGCAGGTGCCGCTGTCGGAGATGTTCGGCTACGTCGGCGACCTCCGGTCGAAGACCCAGGGCCGGGCGAACTACTCCATGGTGTTCGATTCGTACGCCGAAGTCCCGGCGAACGTGTCGAAGGAGATCATCGCGAAGGCGACGGGTCAGTAG
- the rpsG gene encoding 30S ribosomal protein S7, producing MPRKGPAPKRPLVNDPVYGSQLVTQLVNKVLLQGKKSLAERIVYGALEQAREKTGTDPVVTLKRALDNVKPALEVRSRRVGGATYQVPVEVRPDRSTTLALRWLVNFSRQRREKTMVERLANEILDASNGLGASVKRREDTHKMAEANRAFAHYRW from the coding sequence ATGCCGCGCAAGGGACCGGCGCCGAAGCGTCCGTTGGTCAACGACCCCGTCTACGGCTCGCAGCTGGTGACCCAGCTCGTGAACAAGGTCCTGCTGCAGGGGAAGAAATCGCTGGCTGAGCGCATTGTCTATGGTGCGCTCGAGCAGGCCCGCGAGAAGACCGGCACCGATCCGGTCGTCACCCTCAAGCGCGCTCTCGACAACGTCAAGCCGGCCCTCGAGGTCCGCAGCCGTCGCGTCGGTGGCGCGACCTACCAGGTTCCGGTCGAGGTGCGGCCCGATCGTTCCACCACGCTGGCCCTGCGCTGGCTGGTCAACTTCTCGCGTCAGCGTCGTGAGAAGACCATGGTCGAGCGCCTGGCGAACGAGATCCTCGACGCCAGCAACGGCCTGGGCGCCTCCGTCAAGCGGCGTGAGGACACCCACAAGATGGCCGAGGCGAACCGGGCCTTCGCGCACTACCGCTGGTGA
- the rpsL gene encoding 30S ribosomal protein S12: protein MPTIQQLVRKGRRDKIAKVKTAALKGSPQRRGVCTRVYTTTPKKPNSALRKVARVKLTSQVEVTAYIPGEGHNLQEHSMVLVRGGRVKDLPGVRYKIIRGSLDTQGVKNRKQARSRYGAKKEKS from the coding sequence ATGCCAACCATTCAGCAGCTGGTCCGCAAGGGCCGCCGCGACAAGATCGCCAAGGTGAAGACCGCGGCCCTCAAGGGCAGCCCGCAGCGTCGCGGCGTGTGCACGCGCGTGTACACCACCACTCCGAAGAAGCCGAACTCGGCACTCCGGAAGGTCGCGCGCGTGAAGCTGACCAGCCAGGTTGAGGTGACCGCTTACATCCCGGGCGAGGGCCACAACCTGCAGGAGCACTCGATGGTCCTGGTGCGTGGCGGTCGTGTGAAGGACCTGCCCGGTGTCCGTTACAAGATCATCCGCGGTTCGCTCGACACCCAGGGTGTGAAGAACCGCAAGCAGGCCCGCAGCCGCTACGGCGCGAAGAAGGAGAAGAGCTGA
- a CDS encoding TetR/AcrR family transcriptional regulator, with protein sequence MSVRPESSAGSRRGHVRTTRATRLSRETIVNAALTFLDREGWDALTINALANQLGTKGPSLYNHVHSLDDLRRTVRMRVVDDIISMLNRVGEGRTRDDAVIAMASAYRSYAHHHPGRYSAFTRMPFGDDDPEYSAATKAAAAPVIEVLASYGLEGEQAFYAALEFWAALHGFVLLEMTGVMDDVDTDAVFTDMLLRLASGMERREA encoded by the coding sequence ATGTCCGTTCGACCGGAGTCCTCTGCGGGGAGCCGACGCGGTCACGTGCGCACGACGCGGGCGACCAGGCTGAGCCGCGAGACCATCGTCAATGCCGCCCTGACGTTCCTCGACCGCGAGGGTTGGGATGCGCTGACGATCAACGCCCTGGCCAATCAGCTGGGCACCAAGGGTCCGTCGCTCTACAACCACGTGCACAGCCTCGACGATCTGCGCCGCACCGTCCGGATGCGTGTGGTCGACGACATCATCTCGATGCTCAACCGGGTGGGCGAGGGCCGCACTCGCGACGACGCTGTGATCGCCATGGCAAGCGCGTACCGGAGTTATGCGCATCACCATCCCGGGCGGTACTCGGCCTTCACCCGGATGCCGTTCGGTGACGACGATCCCGAGTACTCGGCGGCCACCAAGGCGGCCGCGGCACCGGTCATCGAGGTGCTGGCGTCCTACGGACTCGAAGGGGAGCAGGCGTTCTACGCTGCGCTCGAATTCTGGGCCGCCCTGCACGGGTTCGTGCTGCTCGAGATGACCGGCGTCATGGACGACGTCGACACCGACGCGGTTTTCACCGATATGCTGCTGCGCCTGGCCTCCGGAATGGAGCGCCGCGAAGCGTAG
- a CDS encoding DUF3558 domain-containing protein → MRRSVRLTAAVAASAALLAACGSPGHTPAEQSPSASSGFRGVDCNGVTDDDITKAVGSAMFEKAVVSDTGCFWQENTMLGTFGAGMGISTWWYRGSDMDTERTLEQNAGRTLTELSIDGNKGFKAADTNVCSIYVAKGGDVITWSIQTMNPAALPDLCTIIEQLAQLSQDRVN, encoded by the coding sequence ATGCGACGTTCCGTTCGTCTCACGGCCGCAGTGGCCGCATCTGCGGCGCTGCTCGCGGCGTGCGGCTCACCGGGTCACACGCCTGCCGAGCAGTCGCCGTCCGCGAGCTCGGGTTTCCGCGGGGTCGACTGCAACGGCGTCACCGACGACGACATCACCAAGGCGGTCGGATCCGCGATGTTCGAGAAGGCGGTGGTCAGCGACACCGGATGCTTCTGGCAGGAGAACACCATGCTCGGCACGTTCGGTGCGGGCATGGGCATCTCGACGTGGTGGTACCGGGGCAGCGACATGGACACCGAGCGGACCTTGGAGCAGAACGCCGGACGTACCCTGACCGAGCTGTCGATCGACGGCAACAAGGGCTTCAAGGCCGCCGACACCAACGTCTGCAGCATCTACGTGGCCAAGGGCGGCGACGTCATCACCTGGTCGATCCAGACGATGAACCCCGCGGCGCTGCCCGATCTGTGCACGATCATCGAGCAGCTGGCACAGCTGAGTCAGGACCGTGTGAACTGA
- a CDS encoding DUF3558 domain-containing protein, producing the protein MCRRVVEAAAVAVTAVVTAAACSHTVTGTAQRAQPDPADPSRSYGYVDDRCGLLVDSTVQETLGADNIVRPYSGAVCQYVLSRKAAPNSDAGPAMVDVVFSWFESGTLQREREVAQRREATITDTVIERQQAFLARRDVTGAACSATAAAGSGVLSWWVQFRGKQSGDPCKDAEKLLSRTLQSEL; encoded by the coding sequence ATGTGCCGGCGTGTTGTTGAGGCTGCTGCCGTCGCGGTCACAGCCGTTGTGACCGCTGCGGCGTGTTCGCACACCGTCACCGGGACGGCGCAGCGTGCCCAGCCCGATCCCGCGGACCCCAGTCGCAGTTACGGATACGTCGACGACCGGTGCGGGCTCTTGGTCGACAGCACGGTGCAGGAGACCCTTGGCGCCGACAACATCGTCCGTCCCTACAGCGGTGCGGTGTGTCAGTACGTGCTCTCCCGCAAGGCCGCGCCGAACAGCGACGCCGGGCCTGCGATGGTCGACGTCGTTTTCTCGTGGTTCGAGAGTGGCACGCTGCAGCGCGAGCGTGAGGTGGCCCAACGGCGCGAGGCGACCATCACCGACACCGTGATCGAGCGGCAGCAGGCGTTCCTGGCCCGCCGCGACGTGACGGGTGCGGCCTGCTCGGCGACCGCGGCCGCCGGCTCGGGGGTGCTCAGCTGGTGGGTGCAGTTCCGCGGCAAGCAGAGCGGTGATCCGTGCAAGGACGCCGAGAAGCTGCTGTCGCGCACCCTGCAGTCGGAACTGTAG
- a CDS encoding DUF3060 domain-containing protein, whose protein sequence is MHWIAVGRIAVSCVIALPMALAVGLPTAAAKNGDTHVTGQGVQRTLDCNNATLFVTGTGNHVNAMGTCWAVTVQGSSNVVVADNVINDITVYGYDQTVFYKNGQPAVIDRGRELQMTNVIGRVPA, encoded by the coding sequence GTGCATTGGATTGCCGTTGGCCGGATCGCCGTCTCCTGCGTCATCGCCCTGCCGATGGCACTGGCCGTGGGCCTGCCCACGGCAGCGGCCAAGAACGGCGACACCCACGTCACCGGACAGGGTGTGCAGCGGACGCTGGACTGCAACAACGCCACCCTGTTCGTCACCGGCACGGGCAACCACGTGAACGCGATGGGAACCTGCTGGGCGGTCACCGTGCAGGGATCGTCGAACGTCGTCGTCGCCGACAACGTCATCAACGACATCACGGTGTACGGCTACGACCAGACCGTGTTCTACAAGAACGGGCAGCCGGCCGTGATCGACCGCGGCCGAGAGCTGCAGATGACCAACGTCATCGGTCGAGTGCCCGCCTGA
- a CDS encoding DUF3060 domain-containing protein, producing MRAHITRILGTTAAAVAIVALAACGSESSDTNTPSATAGSSGVNVEIGNTINYMSVGTTADIDCADGKSLTVGGANNTLTVKGTCANVNIGGSDNKITFEKIDKDLTVVGLNNTITYRDGDPKVNNTGSGNSVSKG from the coding sequence ATGCGTGCGCACATCACCCGGATTCTCGGCACCACCGCGGCCGCGGTCGCGATCGTGGCCCTCGCGGCCTGCGGTTCGGAAAGCTCGGACACCAACACACCCTCGGCGACGGCCGGATCGTCCGGCGTCAACGTCGAGATCGGCAACACCATCAACTACATGTCGGTGGGCACCACCGCCGACATCGACTGCGCCGACGGCAAGTCGCTGACTGTGGGCGGGGCCAACAACACGTTGACGGTCAAGGGCACGTGCGCCAACGTCAACATCGGCGGCTCCGACAACAAGATCACGTTCGAGAAGATCGACAAGGACCTCACCGTCGTCGGGCTCAACAACACGATCACCTACCGCGACGGGGACCCCAAGGTGAACAACACCGGAAGCGGCAACTCCGTCAGCAAGGGATAG
- a CDS encoding iron-containing alcohol dehydrogenase: MVTNIALPRFAKIGAGAADTLGDVIAQLGIARPVLVTDRYLVETGQAERLVKTLTAAGSTPAVFSDTVPDPTVDSLSGGLELVRAHRADGIIGFGGGSPMDTAKALAVLSANGGDIASYKAPSSYTGPALPIVAVPTTAGSGSEATQFTVITDGETDEKMLCPGLSFLPIAIVVDFELTVSMPARLTADTGVDALTHAIEAYVSRRASPFTDGLALAAMQSIAKHLRRAYTDGADREAREAMMLASTQAGMAFSNSSVALVHGMSRPIGGHFHVAHGLSNAMLLPAVTRFSVDSATGRYADCARAMGIVGAAVADRDAASELVTELERLCADVEVPTPRSYGIDEKEWEARLPTMAEQALASGSPQNNPRVPTHDEIVALYREIY, from the coding sequence ATGGTGACCAACATCGCGCTCCCCCGATTCGCGAAAATCGGTGCAGGAGCGGCAGACACGCTGGGCGACGTGATCGCCCAACTCGGCATCGCCAGGCCCGTGCTGGTCACCGACAGGTACCTCGTCGAGACGGGTCAGGCCGAACGCCTCGTGAAGACACTGACCGCCGCCGGCAGCACGCCCGCGGTCTTCTCCGACACCGTGCCGGATCCGACGGTGGACTCGTTGTCCGGCGGCCTGGAACTCGTCCGCGCCCACCGCGCCGACGGCATCATCGGGTTCGGCGGCGGCAGCCCGATGGATACCGCGAAGGCGCTCGCGGTGCTCTCGGCGAATGGCGGCGACATCGCCTCCTACAAGGCCCCCAGCAGCTACACCGGTCCGGCCCTGCCTATCGTCGCCGTCCCGACCACCGCCGGAAGCGGTTCGGAGGCAACGCAGTTCACGGTCATCACCGACGGCGAAACCGACGAGAAGATGCTGTGCCCAGGTCTTTCGTTCCTGCCGATCGCGATCGTGGTGGATTTCGAGTTGACGGTGTCGATGCCCGCGCGGCTCACCGCCGACACCGGCGTGGATGCCCTCACGCATGCCATCGAGGCGTACGTCAGCAGGCGTGCCAGCCCCTTCACCGACGGGCTCGCGCTCGCGGCGATGCAGTCGATCGCCAAACATCTGCGGCGTGCGTACACCGACGGCGCCGATCGCGAGGCCCGCGAGGCGATGATGCTCGCGTCGACGCAGGCAGGCATGGCGTTCTCCAACTCCAGCGTGGCGCTCGTGCACGGGATGAGCCGGCCGATCGGCGGCCACTTCCACGTCGCGCACGGTCTGTCCAACGCGATGCTGCTGCCCGCCGTCACCCGGTTCTCGGTCGACTCGGCGACCGGGCGCTACGCCGACTGTGCCCGCGCGATGGGGATCGTCGGCGCGGCCGTGGCGGATCGTGATGCGGCAAGTGAGCTCGTGACCGAGCTCGAACGGCTGTGTGCCGACGTCGAGGTGCCGACCCCGCGGTCCTACGGCATCGACGAGAAGGAGTGGGAGGCCCGGCTTCCCACGATGGCCGAGCAGGCCCTGGCATCGGGATCCCCGCAGAACAATCCCCGGGTGCCCACGCACGACGAGATCGTGGCGCTGTACCGCGAAATCTATTGA
- a CDS encoding LysR family transcriptional regulator has protein sequence MFSADNLRYFLEVARTGRLNDAARNLGVDHTTVGRRITALEKSFGQRLFDRSPGGWQLTEAGADLFPHAETVESAVIAAYETRTSSAGPLTGTVRVATTDGFGAFVMAPRLVDLRRRHPHLDIEMVTATEHRSLTARHFDIAVTLEEPPPRGVVVQELAGYDLRLYATPEYLDAAPPIDELADLARHTLIWYIDALLDVAPLRILESLPHKQRVAIQTNNITGHWMAARGGLGIAPLPQYVAEADPTLRSVLPQMFSVRRRYWMVIPRELRQVGRVRAVAQFLCEIVSDNPYLIRPS, from the coding sequence ATGTTCAGTGCCGACAACTTGCGATACTTCCTCGAGGTTGCACGCACCGGGCGACTCAACGATGCCGCACGAAATCTCGGCGTCGACCACACGACGGTGGGAAGGCGCATCACCGCACTCGAAAAGTCGTTCGGTCAGAGGCTTTTCGACAGATCGCCGGGCGGCTGGCAGCTCACCGAGGCCGGTGCGGATCTCTTCCCCCACGCCGAGACCGTCGAATCGGCCGTCATCGCCGCCTACGAGACGCGCACGTCGTCGGCAGGCCCGCTGACCGGCACCGTGCGCGTCGCGACGACGGACGGTTTCGGAGCGTTCGTGATGGCACCGCGGTTGGTCGACCTACGGCGCCGCCATCCCCACCTCGACATCGAGATGGTGACCGCGACCGAGCATCGGTCCTTGACCGCACGCCATTTCGACATCGCGGTCACCCTCGAAGAACCGCCGCCGCGCGGCGTCGTGGTGCAGGAATTGGCGGGCTACGACCTGCGGTTGTACGCCACACCCGAATACCTCGACGCCGCACCGCCGATCGACGAACTCGCAGACCTGGCCCGCCACACCCTGATCTGGTACATCGACGCCCTGCTGGACGTCGCGCCGCTGCGCATCCTCGAATCGCTGCCGCACAAGCAACGGGTCGCGATCCAGACCAACAACATCACCGGGCACTGGATGGCGGCGCGCGGCGGCCTCGGCATAGCACCACTGCCGCAATACGTCGCCGAAGCCGACCCCACGCTCAGATCTGTTCTGCCGCAGATGTTCTCGGTTCGACGCCGCTACTGGATGGTGATACCCCGCGAACTGCGGCAGGTAGGCCGGGTGCGGGCGGTCGCCCAGTTCCTGTGCGAAATCGTGAGCGACAACCCGTACCTGATCAGGCCCAGTTGA